GCGAGGTACAGCCAGGACAGCACCGGGGCGGTGATGCCCGCCCGGCGCAGGGCGATGGCCTCGTGAAGCTGTGCCGTTCCCAGCCAGTCCGCGCCCGCGGAGAGCGCCGTCCGGGCCACGTCAACAAGCCCGTGGCCGTAGGCGTTCCCCTTCACCACGGCCATGAAATGGGGAGCCGCGGAGCGTTGGCGGAGGGTGCGGATATTGTCCGAAATGGCCGACAGGTCCACGCTGACCTGCCCGGTGAGAGCGGCATTCCGCGCGCTTTCGATGTGTGCATTAAGTCTCATGCCAGAACACTATAGGGCATTTTGCACAACAGTGAGAGGTGGCTCACAAACCTAAGCTGGTCCAGGGGAAAGCCGATAACTACTCACGAACGGACGTCAATGATGACTGTGCCTACACTTACCGGCCGGCCGCCGGCAGCTGCCCGCCGTCCGGGCCTTGCCGCGCAGTTGCTGCGCCGCAAGCCGATCGGCCAGATGGTCAGCGAAGCTGAAAACGGCCACGGCGGGACCAAGCTGGTCCGCAGCTTCGGAGTCCTGCAGCTGACCATGATCAGCGTGGGCGCCACGCTGGGAACCGGCATCCTGGTCATCCTCGGCGAATCGGTGCCGCTGGCCGGACCGGCCATCTGGATTTCGTTCGCCATCGCCGGCCTGGCCGCCCTGCTCTCCGCCGTCTCCTACGCCGAGATGGCCGGCCTGGTCCCGGTGGCAGGATCCAGCTACTCCTATACCTACGCCACCATGGGCGAAGGCATGGCCTGGATCTGCGGCTGGTGCCTGGTGCTGGAGTATGCAGTGTCCGTGGCCGCTGTGGCCGTCGGCGCCGGCCAGTACGTGAACGAAACCCTGGCAGTCTTCGGGCAGGTCCTGCCGGACGCCGTTTCGCAGCCGCCCGGCGACGGCGGCATCATGAACATCCCGGCCATGGTCATTGTGGTCCTGGCCACCATCCTGCTGGTCCGCGGCGCCCGGGAAAGCGCCTGGATCAACACCGCGATCGTGGTGGTCAAGGTGGCAATCCTCCTCTTCTTCTGTGCCGTGGCCTTTACGGCCTTCAACGCAGGCAACTTCGAACCGCTCCTGCCGATGGGCGCCGCCGGTGTCTCCGCCGCTGCCTCCACGGTGTTCTTCTCCTACATCGGCTTCGACGCCGCCTCCACCGCCGGTGAGGAAGCCCGCAACCCCAAACGGGACCTGCCGCGCGCCATCATGCTCTCCATGGTCATCGTCACCACCATCTACGTCCTCGTGGCTGTCGCCGCCATCGGCGCCCGTCCCTGGGGCTGGTTCGACGGCACCGAGGCAGCGCTCGTCAAGATCCTGGAAGAGACCACCGGGCAGCCCTGGATCGCGCTGGTCTTCGCCGTCGGCGCCGTCCTGGCCATCGCCAGCATCGTCCTGACAGTCCTATACGGCCAGACCCGCATCCTGCTCTCCATGTCCCGCGACGGCCTCATCCCCAGGATCTTCGGACGCGTCTCCTCCCGAACCGGAACCCCGGTTGCCGGGACCGTAATCGTGGGCGTCCTCGTGGCCCTCACCGCCGGGCTGGTACCGCTTGGCGACCTCGCGGACGCCACCAGCATCGGAACGCTGTTCGCTTTTGCCCTGGTCAACGTGGCCGTCATCTACCTGCGCCGCAACCGGCCCGAACTGAAGCGCACCTTCCGCGTGCCGCTGTTCCCGCTGACGCCCATCCTCGGTGCCCTCATGTGCGCCTACCTCATGGCCAACCTCGGCGCCGACACCTGGGCGGTGTTCGGCATCTGGATGCTGGTGGGCCTGGCCGCCTACTTCGGCTACGGCCGGAAGAACTCCAGGGTGGCGGCGCTGGGCCACGAGGAATACCGTGAACTGAGCGGGCCCCAAGCTTCAACACTGTCCACCCCCGAACCGACGAAGGCAGACCTCTCATGACCATCGCCACCGAACTGCCGGCCATCGATCCCGCTGCGGCCCCGGGCCCGGAAGCCGCCGCCGCAGCGGCGCGGGCAGCTGACGCCCCCATCACCATGCTGAACCCGGACTTCCCCTTCAGCTATGACCACTACCTGGCCCACCCGGACGGCCTCGGCTCCGTCCCGCCCGAGCTGTACGGGACTGAAGTGGCAGTGGTCGGCGCGGGTCTGTCCGGCCTGGTCACGGCATACGAACTGATGAAGCTGGGCCTCCGCCCGGTCATCTACGAAGCGGACCAGATCGGCGGCCGGCTGCGGACCGCCAGCTTCCCGTCGGCCCCCGGGGTGGTGGCTGACCTCGGCGGCATGCGGTTCCCGGTGTCCGGCAAGGCGTTCTACCACTACGTGGACCTGCTGGGCCTGCAGACCCAGGAGTTCCCGAACCCGCTGGCCGCTGCCACCTCCAGTACCGTCATCGAACTGGCCGGACAGAAGCACTACGCAAGCACGCCCTCGGACCTGCCGCCGTTTTTCCGTGAAGTGGCCGACGCCTGGAAGGCCGCAGTGAACGACGGCGCCATGTTCGCTGAAATGCAGGACGCCATCCGGGCCCGGGACACAGCCAGGATCAAGGAGATCTGGAACGAGCTCCTGCCGCTGATGGACGAACAGACGTTCTACGGCTTCATCGCAGCCAGTGAGTCCTTCAAGGAAGCGGGCTTCGCCCACCGCGAGGCGTTCGGACAGGTGGGATTCGGGACCGGCGGCTGGGACACCGACTTCCCCAACTCCATCCTTGAAATCCTGCGCGTCGTATATACGGACGCTGATGACCAGCACCGCCTCATTGCCGGAGGAGCGCAGCGGCTCCCCGAGGCACTGTGGCAGCACACGCCGTCGGGCATGGCCCACTGGCCGGAAGGGACGTCACTGGCGTCCCTGCACTCAGGCTCACCGCGCGGTGCCGTGGACCGGATCAGCCGGGACGCCAACGGCGATCTCCGCCTCCGCGAACGCTGGGGCAGGGAAGCGAGCTACGCCGCGGTCGTCACCACATGCCAGTCCTGGCTGCTGTCCACCCGGATCCACACCGAGGAAGCGTTGTTCCCGGCGGAGCTGTGGACGGCGATTGAACGCTCGCACTACATGCAGTCCTCCAAGACCTTCGTGATGGTGGACCGCCCGTTCTGGAAGGACACCGACCCGGACACCGGCCGCGACGTCCTGTCCATGACACTGACGGACCGGCTGAACCGCGCCACCTACCTGCTGGACAACGGGCCGGACAAGCCCGCGGTGATCCTGCTCTCCTACACCTGGAACGACGACGCCCTGAAATGGCTCGCGCTTGACGCGGACCAGCGGGTGGAGCTCATGCTGCATTCCCTGGAACAGATCTACCCGGGTGTGGACATCGCCAGCCACATCATCGGCCAGCCCATCACGGTCTCCTGGGAGGCGGACCCCAACTTCATGGGCGCCTTTAAGGCAAACCTGCCCGGCCATTACCGGTACCAGCAGCGGCTGTTCACCCACTTCAAGCAGGACAGGCTTCCGGAGTCCCAGCGCGGAATCTTCCTGGCCGGCGACGACGTTTCCTTCACTGCCGGCTGGGCCGAAGGCGCCGTTACCACGGGCCTCAACGCGGTGTGGGGAGTGGTGAACCACCTCGGCGGCCGCTCAGCGGCCGGGAACCCCGGGCCGGGGGAGCTGCTGGACGCGCTGGGACCGATCAGCCTGGACTGACCGTGGGTTGTTGAGCCCGCCGAAGCCTGTTTCCCGACGGGATCAATCAGCTGCTAGCCGGCATGGAGCTCCCGGTGCGCCTGCGCGAGTTCGCGGTAGTGCGCGGCGTTGCGCTTCACGCCGTCGAACTCCTCGTCGGTGAGCTCACGCCGGACTTTGGCCGGGACCCCGGCCACCAGGGAGCGCGGCGGGATAACGGTTCCTTCGAGCACCACCGCGCCGGCCGCCACCAGCGAGCCGGCGCCGATCACCGCACCGTTGAGGATGGTTGCGCTCATGCCGATGAGGCAGTCGTCCTCAACGGTGCACCCGTGCACGACGGCGCTGTGCCCCACGCTGACGCGGTCCCCGACGCTGCAGGGGAATCCCGGGTCGGCGTGCAGCACCACGTTGTCCTGCAGGTTGCTGCCCGCCCCCACGGTGATGGCGGCGGTGTCCGCGCGCACCGAGACGCCGTAGAACGCGCTGGCGTCCTCGGCGAGGGTGGCGTTGCCGATCACTGATGCGCTGGGGGCGACGAAAACGGAAGGGTGGACGTCCGGGCTGGTGCCGGCGAATGGATATAGAGGAGCCATGAGCCCAGCCTAGGACACCCGTCCCGTCAGCCTTCAGAGGAGGGCACCGCACCGCGGACTTTTTGCCTAGTGACGCCCCTGATGTGCCTCATTAACATTGGGCCATGGAACTACGGCGTTTGGACCTTCAAGGACTGCAGTTGCCAGGACTTCACCTGCGGAAGGACAGATGGGGCGGGCTCAGCCGGTTCCGCCGGCTGATGCGCCGGATTGAACAGCTGGAGGCCCTTGACCCTGCCGTCCGTGCGGCCGAGCCGAAGGCCGGCCGCCTGGTCCAAAACAGGCATCTTCGCAGCTTCTTCCACGGCGACGCAACCGGTCTACCGGTCCACGGCGTCCTTACCGATCTGCCTTTCGGCGCATGGTTCATGGCCATGTTCCTCGACCTGTACCCGGATGAAGGGACCCAGCGGGCGGCAACCCGCCTGATGGGCCTCGGCGTCATCTCAGCAGTGCCCACCGCGCTGTCGGGATGGGCCGAGTGGGCTTTGGCCGACCGGGGAACGCAGCGGGTTGGCATCGTCCATGCGGGCTTGAACGCCGCGGCCGTGCTGATCTTCGCCGGATCCTGGGCTGCGCGGCTCCGGGGCAGGCGCAGGCTCGGCGTCGGGCTGGCGAGGTTCGGGGCACTCGTGGTTATCGCCGGCGCTTTCCTCGGCGGATATATGGGCAGCACCCGCAGGGGAGCGTAGACCCTCCCGGTTTTCCCAACCAACTCGCGCCCCGGACTGACTCGCTTCCCCGACTGTCTCGCACGTAACGTCGTCAATCGCGGGTTTCGCGACGTCAATTCCCAGTCAGTTGGGTCAGGCCAGGGGAGTGCGGAATACCAGGAACTGGTAGTGCTGCGTCCACTGGCCGGCACCGGGCCCGGATTCCGCACCCGCGCCCTCCGGCCAGGTGACGAATTCCTCGATCTCGCCGTGCCGGCCGAAGATCCGCCGGAGCGCCGCGTCGCTGCGCCGGCTGAAGAAGCGCGGGGGCTGGATCTCGTCCTCGGGGTTGAGTACTTCTTCATCCTCCCCGGACCAGAGCCCGACGGCGATCGGCGCCCCCGGCGAGGCCACCCGCACGAGTTCGCGGACGACGTCGTCGATGTCCCTGTTGGGAATGTGCAGCAGGGTGCTCATGGTCCACACCGCGGGGAAGGCGCCGTCGGCGAAGGGCAGGTTCCGCGTGCTGGCGACCGAGACATTCAGTCCCTTGGCCGTGGCGAGGCGGACCTGCTCTTCGGAGATGTCCACGCCCGTGTAGTGGATGCCGGCCTGGACAAACTTCAGCCCGTCGACCCCCGGGCCGGAACCGATCTCCAGCACGGCGTGCCTGCCTTCGGCCTTCAGCCGCGCAATGAACCGCTCCCGCTGCTGCACCCGCTGGGGTGTCAGCGGATGCTCCGGATGAAGCACGGCGCGCTGGTTGTAGAACGCGGCCAGCCGCTCCTCCCCGCTGTGGTGCAGCGCTGGGGGGTCCTCGCCGGCCTGTGCCACGTCCTGCCCGGCCTAGTTGAAGACGACGGTGCGGTTTCCGTCCAGCAGCACCCGGTGCTCGGCGTGCCATTGGACGGCCTGGGCCAGGGTGCGTCCTTCCACATCCCGGCCCATCTGCACAAACTGTTCTGCCGTGCGGCGGTGATCCACGCGGATGACTTCCTGCTCGATGATGGGCCCCTCGTCCAGGGCGGCTGTGACGTAGTGCGCAGTGGCACCGATCAGCTTCACGCCGCGGGCATGGGCCTGGTGATACGGCTTCGCACCTTTGAAGGACGGCAGGAACGAGTGGTGGATGTTGATGGCCTTGCCGGTGAGCTCGGTGCACAGTTCGTTGGACAGGATCTGCATGTAGCGGGCCAGGACGGTCAGCTCAACGTCTTCCTCTGCGATGATCTTCCGCAGCTGGTCCTCGGCCTGAACCTTGGTGTCAGCGGTGACCGGGATGTAGTGGAACGGAATGCCGTAAAACTCCGCCAGCCCGGCCAGGTCCTCATGGTTGGAGACGATGGCGGGGATTTCGATGGGGAGCGTGCCGGAGCGCTGGAGGAACAGCAGGTCATTGAGGCAGTGCGCGGACTTGCTGGCCATCAGCAGTGTGCGGACCTTCCGGCCCGCGGGGTTCAGGCTCCACTGCATGCCGAAGGCCACGGCCACCGGCTCCAGCGCAGCGTGAACGTCTGACTGCGAAGCCGCAGTAGTGACCTCCACCCGCATGAAGAACGTGCCGGTGGTCTGGCTGCCGTACTGCTGAGAGTCCGTAATGTTGCAGCCGGCCACAAGCAGCGCGCCCGCTACGGCGTGCACGATGCCGGGCCGGTCAGGGCAGGAGAGGGTCAGTACGTAGGCGGAGGAAAGCTGGTCTTCAGTCACGAAGAACAGCCTACCCGCGCCGGAGGCTGTGCTTTCGCCGGAATTCGGAAGGGTTTTGATAGTCTTAACCGGTCGCAACTGGCGTTGGATGGCTAACCATCAGGGAGCGGCACTGACGAAGACCACGGATCGTACGCCTGGGCCGAGGGTCATGTTTTGCCGGACGGCAGTTTAACCGCTGCCACGCCCTGGCGTTGCCTTGCCCGTAACCAAGGGGCGGAGCCGCGTCACAGCCGGTAGCCTGACCTTAGCAGCGCCCATCCCTAGCCAGGAGTTCTTCGTGACCACTTCACCGACTTCCGTCAGCACTTCCTCGACCGTCAGTAACCTGCCGCTGACTGAGCTCGACCCCGAGATCGCCGCCGTACTTGACCAGGAGCTTGGCCGCCAGCGCGGCACCCTGGAAATGATCGCTTCCGAAAACTTCGCCCCGCGCGCTGTCATGGAAGCCCAGGGCTCCGTCCTCACCAACAAGTACGCCGAGGGCTACCCGGGCCGCCGCTACTACGGCGGTTGCGAATACGTGGACATCGCCGAGCAGCTGGCGATCGACCGCGTCAAGGACCTGTTTGGCGCCGAATACGCCAACGTCCAGCCGCACTCCGGTGCGCAGGCCAACGCAGCAGCGCTGTCCGCCATGATCACCCCCGGCGACAAGATCCTGGGCCTCTCCCTGGCCCACGGCGGCCACCTGACGCACGGCATGAAGCTCAACTTCTCCGGCAAGCTGTACCAGGTCGCCGCGTACCAGGTGGAGCAGGACAACTTCCGCGTCGACATGGACAAGCTCCGCGAACAGGCAATCGCCGAGAAGCCCCAGGTAATCATCGCCGGCTGGTCCGCCTACCCGCGCCACCTGGACTTCGCAGCCTTCCGCTCCATCGCCGATGAAGTTGGTGCACTCCTCTGGACCGACATGGCGCACTTCGCCGGCCTCGTCGCCGCAGGCCTGCACCCCAGCCCGGTGCCGCACTCAGACGTCGTCACCTCCACCGTGCACAAGACCCTCGCAGGCCCCCGTTCCGGTGTGATCCTGGCCAAGCAGGAATGGGCCAAGAAGCTCAACTCCAACGTCTTCCCAGGCCAGCAGGGCGGACCGCTCATGCACGTCATCGCAGCCAAGGCCGTTGCCTTCAAGATCGCCGGCACCGCTGAATTCAAGGAGCGCCAGGAGCGTGTCCTCGAAGGTGCCAAGATCATCGCCGACCGCCTGAACCAGGCTGACGTCGCCGAGGCCGGGGTTTCCGTGCTCACCGGCGGCACCGACGTGCACCTGGTCCTGGTGGACCTGCGCAACTCGCAGTTGGACGGCCAGCAGGCAGAGGACCTCCTGCACTCGGTGGGAATCACCGTGAACCGCAACGCCGTTCCGTTCGATCCGCGCCCGCCGATGGTCACCTCCGGCCTGCGCATCGGTACTCCCGCCCTGGCCACGCGCGGCTTCGGCGCCGAGGAATTCACCGAGGTTGCGGAGATCATCGCCACCGCCCTGAAGGCCGGCTCCGCCACCGACGTGGAAGCCCTGCAGGCCCGCGTGGACAAGCTCGCCGCCGACTTCCCGCTGTACCCGCAGCACGAGCAGTGGTGACCCCGTCCATGGCGCAGGCCGCGAAGATCCTTGACGGCAAGGCCGCCGCTGCCGCCATCAAGTCCGAGCTGGCTGAGCGTGTCGCCAAGCTGAAGGCGCGCGGAGTTACTCCGGGCATTGCCACCGTGCTCGTGGGTGCGGACCCTGCCTCGCAGCTGTACGTGTCCATG
Above is a window of Arthrobacter sp. FB24 DNA encoding:
- the glyA gene encoding serine hydroxymethyltransferase is translated as MTTSPTSVSTSSTVSNLPLTELDPEIAAVLDQELGRQRGTLEMIASENFAPRAVMEAQGSVLTNKYAEGYPGRRYYGGCEYVDIAEQLAIDRVKDLFGAEYANVQPHSGAQANAAALSAMITPGDKILGLSLAHGGHLTHGMKLNFSGKLYQVAAYQVEQDNFRVDMDKLREQAIAEKPQVIIAGWSAYPRHLDFAAFRSIADEVGALLWTDMAHFAGLVAAGLHPSPVPHSDVVTSTVHKTLAGPRSGVILAKQEWAKKLNSNVFPGQQGGPLMHVIAAKAVAFKIAGTAEFKERQERVLEGAKIIADRLNQADVAEAGVSVLTGGTDVHLVLVDLRNSQLDGQQAEDLLHSVGITVNRNAVPFDPRPPMVTSGLRIGTPALATRGFGAEEFTEVAEIIATALKAGSATDVEALQARVDKLAADFPLYPQHEQW
- a CDS encoding gamma carbonic anhydrase family protein → MAPLYPFAGTSPDVHPSVFVAPSASVIGNATLAEDASAFYGVSVRADTAAITVGAGSNLQDNVVLHADPGFPCSVGDRVSVGHSAVVHGCTVEDDCLIGMSATILNGAVIGAGSLVAAGAVVLEGTVIPPRSLVAGVPAKVRRELTDEEFDGVKRNAAHYRELAQAHRELHAG
- the purU gene encoding formyltetrahydrofolate deformylase encodes the protein MTEDQLSSAYVLTLSCPDRPGIVHAVAGALLVAGCNITDSQQYGSQTTGTFFMRVEVTTAASQSDVHAALEPVAVAFGMQWSLNPAGRKVRTLLMASKSAHCLNDLLFLQRSGTLPIEIPAIVSNHEDLAGLAEFYGIPFHYIPVTADTKVQAEDQLRKIIAEEDVELTVLARYMQILSNELCTELTGKAINIHHSFLPSFKGAKPYHQAHARGVKLIGATAHYVTAALDEGPIIEQEVIRVDHRRTAEQFVQMGRDVEGRTLAQAVQWHAEHRVLLDGNRTVVFN
- a CDS encoding class I SAM-dependent methyltransferase, producing the protein MAQAGEDPPALHHSGEERLAAFYNQRAVLHPEHPLTPQRVQQRERFIARLKAEGRHAVLEIGSGPGVDGLKFVQAGIHYTGVDISEEQVRLATAKGLNVSVASTRNLPFADGAFPAVWTMSTLLHIPNRDIDDVVRELVRVASPGAPIAVGLWSGEDEEVLNPEDEIQPPRFFSRRSDAALRRIFGRHGEIEEFVTWPEGAGAESGPGAGQWTQHYQFLVFRTPLA
- a CDS encoding amino acid permease, with product MTVPTLTGRPPAAARRPGLAAQLLRRKPIGQMVSEAENGHGGTKLVRSFGVLQLTMISVGATLGTGILVILGESVPLAGPAIWISFAIAGLAALLSAVSYAEMAGLVPVAGSSYSYTYATMGEGMAWICGWCLVLEYAVSVAAVAVGAGQYVNETLAVFGQVLPDAVSQPPGDGGIMNIPAMVIVVLATILLVRGARESAWINTAIVVVKVAILLFFCAVAFTAFNAGNFEPLLPMGAAGVSAAASTVFFSYIGFDAASTAGEEARNPKRDLPRAIMLSMVIVTTIYVLVAVAAIGARPWGWFDGTEAALVKILEETTGQPWIALVFAVGAVLAIASIVLTVLYGQTRILLSMSRDGLIPRIFGRVSSRTGTPVAGTVIVGVLVALTAGLVPLGDLADATSIGTLFAFALVNVAVIYLRRNRPELKRTFRVPLFPLTPILGALMCAYLMANLGADTWAVFGIWMLVGLAAYFGYGRKNSRVAALGHEEYRELSGPQASTLSTPEPTKADLS
- a CDS encoding DUF2231 domain-containing protein encodes the protein MPGLHLRKDRWGGLSRFRRLMRRIEQLEALDPAVRAAEPKAGRLVQNRHLRSFFHGDATGLPVHGVLTDLPFGAWFMAMFLDLYPDEGTQRAATRLMGLGVISAVPTALSGWAEWALADRGTQRVGIVHAGLNAAAVLIFAGSWAARLRGRRRLGVGLARFGALVVIAGAFLGGYMGSTRRGA
- a CDS encoding flavin monoamine oxidase family protein — translated: MTIATELPAIDPAAAPGPEAAAAAARAADAPITMLNPDFPFSYDHYLAHPDGLGSVPPELYGTEVAVVGAGLSGLVTAYELMKLGLRPVIYEADQIGGRLRTASFPSAPGVVADLGGMRFPVSGKAFYHYVDLLGLQTQEFPNPLAAATSSTVIELAGQKHYASTPSDLPPFFREVADAWKAAVNDGAMFAEMQDAIRARDTARIKEIWNELLPLMDEQTFYGFIAASESFKEAGFAHREAFGQVGFGTGGWDTDFPNSILEILRVVYTDADDQHRLIAGGAQRLPEALWQHTPSGMAHWPEGTSLASLHSGSPRGAVDRISRDANGDLRLRERWGREASYAAVVTTCQSWLLSTRIHTEEALFPAELWTAIERSHYMQSSKTFVMVDRPFWKDTDPDTGRDVLSMTLTDRLNRATYLLDNGPDKPAVILLSYTWNDDALKWLALDADQRVELMLHSLEQIYPGVDIASHIIGQPITVSWEADPNFMGAFKANLPGHYRYQQRLFTHFKQDRLPESQRGIFLAGDDVSFTAGWAEGAVTTGLNAVWGVVNHLGGRSAAGNPGPGELLDALGPISLD